TGATTTAGGGAATAACATAAATATTTTTCCCCTGGTgatctataagaggttggggattggaagagctagacccacttcTATGTTATTGCAGCTGGGTGACAGGACAGTGAAAAAACCCTCTGGTAACTtggatgatgtgttgattcaggtagggaaatttgtgttccctacagattttgtgattctagattgcaaggtggatggagaaattcccataattttgggaaggccgttcttggccacagggagagctctcattgattgtgaaactgggTAGCTCAAGACGAGgttgaacgatgaggagataacattcaatgtgcagaaatatATGAGGTGACCAAGCGAATTCGCCAATTGTcctcttattgatgtcgtggatgtaatcgtagatGCAGATGATGAGACGTTGACTATTGAGGACCCTCTTGTTGTATGTCTGGTGAATTTAAATGAGGTGAATAGGGAAGAATTGGAAGAATGGGTGCTGGCTTTAGAGGGCAGAGGGTTTTGGTATAGAACACTTGAATTCGAGCCCCTGCACTTAGAAAACAGAGAAACTCCTCCAACCAAGccatccatagaagaaccaccaaagctggagttgaagccactacCCGCCCATCTCATGTATGAGTTCCTAGGACCTAGCTCCACATTAcctattattatctcatctagtttgttagatgtgcatgcACAACAACTTTTGCAGATACTCAAG
The Nicotiana sylvestris chromosome 11, ASM39365v2, whole genome shotgun sequence DNA segment above includes these coding regions:
- the LOC138880832 gene encoding uncharacterized protein, translating into MMQQVIGSNAKMSERVDAHESAIKNIKVQMGQISMSLNNRPYGTLPADTQINPKDQGLKQLIAVSLHDATKLRKVTIQPAQKETNTQIEAEKVAEIAREPVNILLINVLKEMPGYTKMMKDLMSQKFDFQDLATMTPTQTCSVVVTRLVAEMLFVLGSFTIPCTIGNFAYAKALCDLGNNINIFPLVIYKRLGIGRARPTSMLLQLGDRTVKKPSGNLDDVLIQVGKFVFPTDFVILDCKVDGEIPIILGRPFLATGRALIDYADDETLTIEDPLVVCLVNLNEVNREELEEWVLALEGRGFWYRTLEFEPLHLENRETPPTKPSIEEPPKLELKPLPAHLMYEFLGPSSTLPIIISSSLLDVHAQQLLQILKECKTALGGL